From Actinoplanes oblitus, a single genomic window includes:
- a CDS encoding LysM peptidoglycan-binding domain-containing protein codes for MSRIGRRTRLAALSLVAAGVTGAGVLLAPASPAMASSVNWDVVAKCESGGRWHINTGNGYYGGLQFSRSTWKANGGGRYASTADKASKAEQIKIADRLYAKRGLSPWPVCGKKSGVHHKATSHGSKAKKKATSSGRTYVVKSGDTLAKIARKYHVKGGWRTLYQLNKGKLKSPSRIHPGQRIRL; via the coding sequence ATGTCTCGGATCGGTAGACGAACGCGCCTTGCTGCCCTCAGCCTGGTGGCCGCCGGCGTGACCGGAGCGGGCGTACTGCTCGCCCCGGCCTCCCCGGCGATGGCATCCAGCGTCAACTGGGACGTGGTCGCCAAGTGCGAATCGGGCGGCCGCTGGCACATCAACACCGGTAACGGGTATTACGGCGGCTTGCAGTTCAGCCGCAGCACGTGGAAGGCCAACGGCGGGGGCAGGTACGCCTCGACCGCGGACAAGGCCAGCAAGGCCGAACAAATCAAGATCGCCGACCGGCTGTACGCGAAGCGCGGGCTGAGCCCGTGGCCGGTGTGCGGCAAGAAGTCCGGCGTCCACCACAAGGCGACGTCGCACGGCTCGAAGGCGAAGAAGAAGGCCACGTCGTCGGGCCGGACCTACGTGGTCAAGTCCGGTGACACGCTCGCCAAGATCGCCCGGAAGTACCACGTCAAGGGCGGCTGGCGGACGCTGTACCAGCTCAACAAGGGCAAGCTGAAGAGCCCGAGCCGGATCCACCCGGGGCAGCGGATCCGGCTCTGA
- a CDS encoding GDSL-type esterase/lipase family protein yields MRWDGAAGLAGGVILLLAGCGAVSASPPATVAGSVPASPSAGAAAEGWVATWGAAMTDGGQSFHRQTVRQIVHTSVAGDGARLRLSHAFGTTPLVIGGVHVARRATGSGIERATDTAVTFGGKATVTIPAGGSVTSDRVDFAVPADADLAVSVYLPATTGETTRHPLATQHTYIGTGDQLTATTVSGATTSSSYFFLTGLDVFDSGADGTIVAFGASITDGLGSTVGAARRWPDLLADRLRADGRTIGVVNTGISGNRLTADGRDGRGESAAHRFDQDVLQRTGVRWVIISDDPLNDLGSTHPPATDELIGAYRQLIDRGHAAGIKVICSTLTPFHGAAYWSSAGERGRTAVNAFVRGAGSGCDAVLDQDTATHDPAAPTRYLPANDSGDHLHPGDKGMQVIAEAVDLDWLD; encoded by the coding sequence ATGCGGTGGGATGGTGCGGCCGGGCTGGCCGGGGGCGTGATCCTGCTGCTGGCGGGGTGCGGCGCGGTGTCCGCCTCGCCCCCGGCAACCGTTGCCGGCTCGGTTCCGGCATCCCCCTCGGCCGGCGCCGCGGCGGAGGGCTGGGTCGCCACCTGGGGTGCCGCGATGACCGACGGCGGGCAGTCCTTCCACCGGCAGACCGTCCGGCAGATCGTGCACACCAGCGTCGCCGGCGACGGGGCACGGCTGCGGCTCTCCCACGCGTTCGGCACCACGCCGCTGGTGATCGGCGGGGTGCACGTGGCGCGGCGGGCCACCGGGAGCGGGATTGAGCGGGCGACCGACACCGCGGTGACGTTCGGCGGGAAGGCCACCGTGACCATCCCGGCGGGCGGCTCGGTGACCAGCGACCGGGTGGACTTCGCGGTGCCGGCGGACGCGGATCTGGCGGTCAGCGTCTACCTGCCGGCGACCACCGGCGAGACGACCCGGCATCCGCTCGCCACCCAGCACACCTACATCGGTACGGGCGATCAGCTCACCGCCACCACCGTGTCCGGCGCCACGACGTCGAGCAGCTACTTCTTCCTGACCGGCCTCGACGTGTTCGACAGCGGGGCCGACGGGACGATCGTGGCGTTCGGGGCGTCGATCACCGACGGGCTGGGCTCGACGGTCGGGGCCGCCCGCCGGTGGCCGGACCTGCTCGCCGACCGGCTGCGGGCGGACGGCCGGACGATCGGCGTGGTCAACACCGGGATCAGCGGCAACCGGCTGACCGCCGACGGCCGGGACGGGCGGGGCGAGAGCGCGGCGCACCGCTTCGACCAGGACGTGCTCCAGCGCACCGGGGTCCGCTGGGTGATCATCTCGGACGATCCGCTGAACGACCTCGGCAGCACACACCCGCCGGCCACCGACGAGCTCATCGGCGCCTATCGGCAACTGATCGATCGCGGTCACGCGGCCGGGATCAAGGTGATCTGCTCGACGCTGACGCCGTTCCACGGGGCCGCATACTGGTCGAGTGCCGGGGAGCGGGGCCGGACCGCGGTGAACGCCTTCGTCCGGGGCGCCGGGAGCGGCTGTGACGCGGTGCTCGACCAGGACACCGCGACGCACGATCCGGCGGCACCCACCCGGTACCTGCCGGCGAACGACTCCGGCGACCACCTGCACCCTGGCGACAAGGGCATGCAGGTGATCGCCGAAGCTGTCGACCTCGACTGGCTGGACTGA
- a CDS encoding chromosomal replication initiator protein DnaA: MTYPDPTGYPSPADQNGWPAPRPRSAPPEEYSASHPAQPPGPFPPTPQQYSGGSYPQPGSAPYPQSGAAPYPQPAAASHPQPGAAPHPQPFAAPHPQPGAAPHPQPFAAFDQQQLGSPWQSDNPPASQYPQQFSGAAADQYPQRYSTPPATQYPHQYSAPPADHYPQQTSTPPANLYQQGAHPAAPGPYGQQPGPSPAPYHQWTAEGDRSDPVQQQIKRAEAAAQGKRDITVGAIWLGAGIFITLATMASGAAVYVVAWGPMLYGLYRVIKGILAVRRTH; encoded by the coding sequence ATGACGTACCCGGACCCGACCGGCTACCCGTCCCCGGCTGACCAGAACGGCTGGCCGGCGCCGAGACCCCGCTCCGCCCCGCCGGAGGAGTACTCCGCGTCCCATCCGGCGCAGCCGCCGGGCCCCTTCCCGCCCACGCCCCAGCAGTATTCGGGTGGCTCCTATCCGCAGCCCGGCTCGGCTCCCTATCCGCAGTCCGGCGCCGCTCCCTATCCGCAGCCGGCAGCTGCTTCTCACCCGCAGCCCGGCGCCGCTCCCCACCCGCAGCCCTTCGCCGCTCCCCACCCGCAGCCCGGCGCCGCTCCCCACCCGCAGCCCTTCGCCGCTTTCGACCAGCAGCAGCTCGGCTCGCCATGGCAGTCCGACAACCCCCCGGCGAGCCAGTACCCGCAGCAGTTCAGCGGGGCGGCGGCTGACCAGTACCCGCAGCGATACAGCACTCCCCCAGCCACCCAGTACCCGCACCAGTACAGCGCGCCTCCTGCCGACCACTACCCGCAGCAGACCAGCACTCCCCCGGCCAACCTCTACCAGCAGGGCGCCCATCCGGCCGCGCCCGGCCCGTATGGGCAGCAGCCGGGCCCCTCACCCGCGCCGTATCACCAATGGACCGCCGAAGGCGACAGATCCGACCCGGTGCAACAGCAGATCAAGCGGGCCGAGGCCGCCGCCCAGGGCAAGCGCGACATCACCGTCGGCGCCATCTGGCTCGGCGCGGGCATCTTCATCACGCTCGCCACGATGGCCTCGGGCGCCGCGGTCTACGTGGTGGCGTGGGGCCCGATGCTCTACGGGCTCTACCGCGTGATCAAAGGCATCCTCGCGGTCCGCCGGACCCATTGA
- a CDS encoding transcriptional regulator, translating to MDETPPHPAVGLDDVTHQRVRLGVLVMLAEIPECAFATLRTELRLTDGNLNRHVQVLVDAGLVTLTKGYEGNRPRTWVKLTREGRRALRAELSALEQLTARLKAADLDDHPS from the coding sequence ATGGACGAGACACCGCCACACCCGGCAGTCGGGCTCGACGACGTCACCCACCAACGCGTACGCCTGGGCGTGCTCGTCATGCTCGCCGAGATCCCCGAGTGCGCCTTCGCCACCTTGCGGACCGAACTCCGGCTCACCGACGGCAACCTCAACCGTCACGTGCAGGTGCTCGTCGATGCCGGTCTGGTCACCCTGACCAAAGGGTACGAGGGCAACCGGCCCCGGACCTGGGTCAAACTCACCCGTGAGGGTCGCCGCGCACTCCGCGCCGAACTCTCCGCGCTGGAGCAACTCACCGCCCGCCTCAAAGCGGCCGATCTCGACGATCACCCGTCCTGA